AGGAAAAGCGCGATGACGCCGCCCACCATGGCGGCGAAGGCGCGTATCTGGCCGCCGCCCAGCAGCGCAAAGGGGATCAGCAGCGCCAGTTGCGGTTTGACGGTCACAAGCGCAAAGCACAATCCAGCCGCGACCGGATGGCGCCCCAAAAGCATCAGCCCGGCGGCGAGCGGCAGCAGGAGCAGTGCCGTGACCTGCCCGTGCCAGACCGTGATGCTGATGAGTGGGAACACCAAAAACGCCAAGGCGACGCGATGCCTGCAGAGTCCGTAGGCCGCCATACTGCACAAGAGCATGCTCGCTGCGCATAGAAAGCAGTAGGCGAGGATCGGATCGTCGAAGAGGCTCAGCGGGATGATCGTGAACAGCAGCGTTGGCGGGTAGCGTAGGGGAAGACTGTCGGCGCCGGGCGCCTGTTGCGCCATGTAGTCGAAGAAGAACCTCTGGTCGTAGAGAGCCTCCACGCCCGCGAAGGGGGCGGCCACATACTTTGCGGTGCTGTAGAATACGCTGAAATCCTTGGTGAGTATCAACCCGTCTTGGAGGTTGAGATAGACAAGGTAGAGGATCAGCAGAGTCCCGAACTGCAAGGCCAACACCCAGAGCAGACTCTGACGTTGCTTTCGAGAAAATTCCATGCGTGGTTCCGGAACTCTGAAGGTTTGGCATTTATTATCATCATTACATTTCTTATTATCTTAAAAACGATCATAACGAGTAGAAGAATTAATGCCTCCCTGCTGGCT
The nucleotide sequence above comes from Limibacillus sp.. Encoded proteins:
- a CDS encoding glycosyltransferase family 87 protein, with the protein product MEFSRKQRQSLLWVLALQFGTLLILYLVYLNLQDGLILTKDFSVFYSTAKYVAAPFAGVEALYDQRFFFDYMAQQAPGADSLPLRYPPTLLFTIIPLSLFDDPILAYCFLCAASMLLCSMAAYGLCRHRVALAFLVFPLISITVWHGQVTALLLLPLAAGLMLLGRHPVAAGLCFALVTVKPQLALLIPFALLGGGQIRAFAAMVGGVIALFLATALLFGPAAWVAFIQTMLHLPQDLESGQNDNWKHMITLYAFAKLFDLPQIIALSAQVAAATISALVVFLVWRLYAPAPAAKAAVLVVGGLLATPYAYGYDLLLLLAPTAVIAREIIEGPHRRADRVLVALIWFAPPFLLLLSSGLAIPYWPILLTGLLFWIVRETYVDQGSCFYHGAAELEKQGAAVNARLR